A single genomic interval of Cucumis sativus cultivar 9930 chromosome 7, Cucumber_9930_V3, whole genome shotgun sequence harbors:
- the LOC101202834 gene encoding glutelin type-A 2, giving the protein MEEQNLKAMNPRKHFEGVGGSYNKWYPSDYPLLAQSKVGAGMLLLHPRGFAIPHYSDASKVGYVLRGNNGVTGFIFPNTSNEEVIKLKKGDIIPVPTGVTSWWYNDGDSDLEIAFLGETKYAHVPGDISYYILSGPQGILQGFSQDYVAKTFNLNEMDTSTLLNSQQNGMIFKLQEGQTLPTPTKDTKFVYNLDNYDFFMKVSESEFPFIGETGLAVVVERLGPNVVRSPVLLVSPADQLIYVARGSGTVQIVGLSSSSKIELHVESGQLIFVPKYFAAGKIAAEQGMEFFSILTAKLGLVGELKGKTSVMEALSAEVIEVSFNITAEFEKVLRSNITN; this is encoded by the exons ATGGAGGAGCAAAACTTGAAGGCAATGAATCCAAGAAAACACTTCGAGGGAGTTGGAGGATCATATAACAAATGGTATCCTTCTGACTATCCGCTTCTAGCTCAATCCAAAGTCGGTGCCGGTATGCTCCTCCTCCACCCTCGAGGCTTCGCTATTCCTCACTACTCCGACGCCTCAAAAGTCGGTTATGTTCTTCGTGGTAACAATGGAGTGACTGGATTTATCTTCCCAAACACCTCCAATGAAGAAgtaatcaaactaaaaaaaggaGACATAATTCCTGTCCCTACCGGAGTCACCTCGTGGTGGTACAACGACGGAGATTCTGATTTGGAAATCGCCTTTTTGGGTGAAACCAAATACGCCCATGTCCCTGGAGACATCTCTTACTACATTCTAAGCGGCCCTCAGGGAATCTTGCAAGGTTTCTCACAAGACTATGTAGCCAAGACTTTTAACTTAAACGAAATGGATACCTCTACACTTCTAAATAGCCAACAAAATGGAATGATTTTTAAGCTTCAAGAAGGCCAAACTTTGCCGACTCCAACTAAGGACACCAAGTTTGTTTATAACCTTGATAATTATGACTTCTTTATGAAGGTCTCTGAATCTGAATTTCCATTTATTGGAGAAACTGGCTTGGCTGTTGTTGTCGAAAGGCTTGGTCCTAATGTGGTTCGGTCGCCGGTGCTTCTTGTCAGTCCGGCGGATCAACTGATCTATGTTGCTCGAGGATCAGGGACGGTTCAGATCGTCGGATTGTCGTCGTCGAGCAAAATAGAACTTCATGTGGAAAGTGGTCAGTTGATTTTTGTTCCCAAGTATTTTGCTGCTGGTAAGATTGCTGCTGAACAAGGCATGGAGTTCTTCTCCATTCTCACTGCTAAACT GGGTTTGGTGGGAGAATTGAAGGGGAAAACATCAGTTATGGAGGCTTTATCTGCAGAGGTCATTGAAGTTTCATTCAATATCACAGCTGAGTTTGAGAAAGTTTTGAGGTCAaacataacaaattaa
- the LOC101211409 gene encoding uncharacterized protein At4g13200, chloroplastic, giving the protein MSSGVTSSVSQSPFSLVTTKPKITHYSPPSLLLFRSSSTPSNLKFRGISHFQPNGPSRFLARCSSGDGDSRTVLDAFFLGKALAEALTERIESTIGEVLSGIGRLQAEQQKQITDFQDEVIERAKKAKEKAARDSKEVQGPVSSSVISPKIEVFSSPTSSSPDADSESVVNQDPSLGE; this is encoded by the exons ATGAGTAGTGGGGTTACATCTTCTGTTTCCCAATCTCCTTTTTCACTTGTGACCACTAAACCAAAAATTACCCATTATTCACCTCCATCTCTCCTTCTATTTCGCTCCTCTTCCACTCcttcaaatctcaaatttcGTGGAATTTCACATTTTCAACCCAATGGGCCTTCCAGATTCTTAGCTCGTTGCAGCTCTG GTGATGGTGACAGCAGGACCGTTCTAGatgctttttttttaggaaaagcTTTGGCGGAAGCCTTAACTGAGCGAATCGAGTCAACAATTGGAGAGGTTTTGAGTGGGATTGGTAGGCTGCAAGCtgaacaacaaaaacaaattactgATTTCCAG GATGAAGTGATAGAAAGAGCTAAAAAGGCCAAAGAAAAAGCAGCACGTGATTCCAAAGAAGTACAAGGACCTGTTTCCTCTTCAGTAATATCGCCTAAAATCGAAGTTTTTTCGTCTCCAACTTCTTCAAGTCCGGATGCAGATTCAGAAAGTGTTGTGAATCAGGATCCTTCCCTTGGTGAATAA